One Streptomyces sp. P9-A2 DNA window includes the following coding sequences:
- a CDS encoding ABC transporter permease subunit: MNSRPEGDGSPKSGSSGAGPSGAGPSRPVAPGPVAPGPVAPGSGPPESEARGSRSPGPRSPGSRLAEWVSGGLVRVFLIVVGLFWLVPTIGLLLASLRTPRDMAADGWWTVFTEPSQLTFGAYETLLENDDITGSLLNTVYITVPATVLVVVIGSLAGYAFAWMEFPGRDWWFLGVVGLLVVPVQVALIPIAELFGNIGIFGSLVGVILFHVGFGLPFAVFLLRNFFAEIPKELLEAARLDGAGELRLFARVVMPLGGPAIASLGIFQFLWVWNDMLVALIFTDAGSQPITVALQTQVRQFGNNVDVLAPGAFISMAIPLVVFFAFQRQFVSGVMAGAVK, encoded by the coding sequence ACTCACGCCCGGAGGGCGACGGTTCGCCGAAGTCGGGGTCGTCGGGAGCCGGGCCGTCGGGAGCCGGGCCGTCGAGGCCCGTGGCGCCGGGGCCCGTGGCGCCGGGGCCCGTGGCGCCGGGATCGGGGCCGCCGGAGTCCGAGGCGCGCGGGTCCCGGTCACCCGGCCCCCGGTCACCCGGGTCCCGGCTGGCCGAGTGGGTCAGCGGTGGTCTGGTGCGGGTGTTCCTGATCGTCGTCGGCCTGTTCTGGCTCGTCCCGACGATCGGTCTGCTGCTGGCCAGCCTGCGCACCCCGCGGGACATGGCCGCCGACGGCTGGTGGACGGTGTTCACCGAGCCCTCGCAGCTCACCTTCGGTGCCTACGAGACCCTGCTGGAGAACGACGACATCACCGGCTCGCTGCTGAACACGGTGTACATCACCGTCCCGGCGACGGTGCTGGTGGTGGTGATCGGCTCGCTCGCCGGATACGCCTTCGCCTGGATGGAGTTCCCCGGCCGGGACTGGTGGTTCCTGGGCGTGGTGGGGCTGCTGGTGGTGCCGGTACAGGTGGCGCTCATCCCGATCGCCGAACTCTTCGGCAATATCGGCATCTTCGGCTCACTCGTCGGCGTGATCCTCTTCCACGTCGGCTTCGGTCTGCCGTTCGCGGTGTTCCTGCTGCGCAACTTCTTCGCGGAGATCCCGAAGGAGCTGCTGGAGGCGGCCCGGCTGGACGGTGCCGGCGAACTGCGCCTGTTCGCACGGGTGGTGATGCCGCTGGGCGGACCGGCGATCGCCTCGCTGGGCATCTTCCAGTTCCTGTGGGTGTGGAACGACATGTTGGTCGCGCTGATCTTCACGGACGCCGGGAGCCAGCCGATCACGGTCGCCCTGCAGACCCAGGTCCGACAGTTCGGCAACAACGTCGACGTGCTGGCACCGGGCGCGTTCATCTCGATGGCGATCCCGCTGGTCGTGTTCTTCGCCTTCCAGCGGCAGTTCGTCTCCGGTGTGATGGCGGGCGCGGTGAAGTGA
- a CDS encoding organic hydroperoxide resistance protein — MDALYTAVATATHGRDGRAVTSDGKLDLGLSAPVELGGNGEGTNPEQLFAAGYAACFGSALGLVGRAAKVDVSDAAVTAEVGIGKQGEGFALAVTLRVELPDTVDRETGRKLVEQAHQVCPYSNATRGNVPVELVIE, encoded by the coding sequence ATGGACGCGCTCTACACCGCTGTCGCCACCGCCACCCACGGCCGCGACGGCCGCGCCGTCACCTCCGACGGCAAGCTGGACCTCGGTCTCAGCGCCCCCGTGGAGCTGGGCGGCAACGGCGAGGGCACCAACCCGGAGCAGCTGTTCGCCGCCGGTTACGCGGCCTGTTTCGGCAGCGCCCTCGGGCTGGTCGGCCGGGCCGCGAAGGTGGACGTCAGCGACGCCGCGGTGACGGCCGAGGTCGGCATCGGCAAGCAGGGCGAGGGCTTCGCGCTCGCCGTGACCCTGCGCGTCGAGCTGCCCGACACCGTGGACCGGGAGACCGGCCGCAAGCTGGTCGAGCAGGCGCACCAGGTCTGCCCCTACTCCAACGCCACCCGCGGCAACGTCCCGGTCGAGCTCGTCATCGAGTAG